GATGCATGGTGTCGGCGATGCCTTGGTCGATTACTACGGAGTGGATAAAGGGGATGTCATCCTCGTTTTCCATAGCTATGGGTTCAATGCTCCCACCATCGACTGCGCCCTGCGAGCCAAGGAGAAGGGCGCCAAAGTGGTGGGCATTTCCTCCAGCGACTGGCACAATTCCATACCGAAAGATTTTCCGATCCGCCATAACAGCGGAAAAAACCTCTTTGATATCGCCGACATCTGTATTGATGACTACGTGCCCTATGGTGACACCGTTGTTGAAGTGGAGGGATTCGCCCAGCCCATTTCCGGGATTTCCAGTACGATCGACTTCTACATTGCCCACCGACTGGAAATCGAATGTGTCAAAGCCTGTGTCGCCCGTGGTGTCCAGCCGCCGGTCTGGTCGAGTGCCAACATCCCCGGGGGCGACAAGAAAAACGAAGAGCTGCGTAAGAAATACAACCCACGCGTCAAGTTCCTCTAAGCTAAATCCTAACAACTAACCGCTGAATCATCATGGCCGTTACAGAAACAGGTGTCAGCTACTACGGGATTTCCTACCCTGAGCATGCGCGCAAGGATTTCGAGGAAATGAAGGCGCACAACTGTACTGCGGTGTTACTCGCACTCACCGAGTTTGACATCTTTTTCTGGAAACACAATATCCCGAGGATTGTCGATGAAGCCAAGAAACTGGGCTTCAAGGTTTATCTCAACACCTGGGGGGTGGGTAAATTCTTCGGAGGTGAGCCACCTTCGCTTTTCCTTCAGGAATGCAGTGTCGAGGACCGTCAGTGGTCGGCCCTGACCGGCGAGCCCCTTGCGGCGGCCTCACCGAGTTCGCCCGCGTTCCGCGAGTATTTCTGGGGGCTTCTCGAAGAGCTCGCCCGCACCTGTGATGCCGACGGCTTCTTCTGGGACGAGCCGCATTACGCGATGCCCGTTTACCCGATCAGCTACCAGAGCACGACCGATTTCACCTGCCGGAGCCCGATCACCCAGGCGATTTTCAAGGAAAAGTACGGCTACGAAATGCCGAAGACGCTGACCAAAACGGTGCAGAAGTTCCGTTTTGACCAAGCCAACGAGATTCTCAGCGAGGGAAGCCGTATTGTCAAAGCCATCAACCCGAATCTCTCGGTGACCCAGTGTTCGCTGCCTGCCGACAACCACTTCTACTCGTCCTACGCGCGTGGATTCGACAACTGGGAGCAAATCGCCTTCAACCCGGACTACGATGTGTTTTCCACCTCGATCCTCGTCGACGGCAACGACCCGATGGTCGCCCATCGCAACCTCGCCAGGAAAACCGTCGAGCTGGCGCGCCAGAACAACAAGCCGTCCCAGCGCTGGATCCAGTCGTTTTTCCGCTCCCCGGAAAACCTGGAAACCCTCAAGGACATTTGTAAGGTCTATGCGGAAGAGGGGGTCGACTCCATCTTCTCATGGACCTACCGCGCTGGAAAAGGAACCCTGCTCCAGGCACCTGACCCGGATGCCGTCTGGAAAATGCTCGGTGAAGCCTACGGCGAGGTTTTGGAAGGCTGAGTGGCAGGAAAATAATCAAGGTGGGCAGTCGCATGCAGGGTGATTTCTAACGTGCGGCTTCGGGATATGCTTTAAGCAGCTTGGCGTTGAAGGCGGGCACCGGGGTGTCGTTGTCCTGCCTGGGGCCGGGGGTGGTGCGGCCGGAGGTGATGGCCGTATTGACAGCCTGGATGAGAGTGCTGACAAGTTCGGGGTTTTTCGACGCGAGGTTGGTTTTTTCCGCGGGATCGGCTTCGAGGTCGAAGAGTTGGACGGGTAGGAGGTTTTTGTTTTTCCATGCCGTTTTAGGCATGGGGGCCGACCAACCACCGGAGCCGGGGCAGAGGCAGAGTTTCCATTTCCCCTGGCGGATGGCGAAGGATCCATTGATGGAGTGATGGATGGTGAAGGGGCGGGCTTTCTGGTCGTCGCCTTTGAGTGTGGGTAGGAACGAGAAGGAGTCCACGGCACCCGATTCCGGGATACTGGAGGCTTTTCCGATGGCATCCGCAGCGGTGGCAAAAAAATCGGTGGTGCAGATGGTGCGGGTAGAGGTGGTGTTCGCCTTGACCCCTGCTGGCCAGCGGACAATGAAGGGCACGTTATGGCCGCCCTCGTAGATGTCGGCTTTGTGACCGCGGAGATCGCCGTTAGGCTTGTGCCCCTTTTTGACAAGGTTGGGGATCTTGGCGGCGGGTGAGCAGCCGTTGTCGGTGGTAAAGATCACCAGGGTGTTGTCGGCGATCTTATTGTCATCGAGTGCCTTCATGACCTGGCCGACCACCCAGTCGGTTTCCATCAGGAAGTCGCCATAACTGCCGATGGGGGATTTCCCCTGCCACTTTTCAGAGGGCACAATGGGGGTGTGCGGGCTGGTCAGGGGAAGGTAGAGGAAGAAGGGTTTGCCGGGGTCCTTGGCGCGTTCGTTGATGTAGCTAACAGATTCGCGGGCAAAGTCCCGGAGGCAGTTGACGGCCTCGAAGTCAGCGGCGGCCGCACCTGGTCGGTGAAAGGCTTTGACGTGGGTGGGGATGGAGATGGCTTGGTCGTTTTTAAGATAAACATAGGGTGCCATGTCGAGTGAGCCTGCGATGAAAAAGGACTGGTCGAAGCCCAGCGTGGTGGGGCCACCGCCTGCTTTTTGAGTGAAATCGATATCCCATCCCGCGCCGTGGGTTTTGTATTTTCCGGGGTGTTCCGGTATGCGTGGTTTATCGAGGTAAGTCCACTTGAGGCCGAGGTGCCATTTCCCGACGAGGGCGGTGTGGTAGCCGTTTTGTTTGAGGAAGGCGGCCACGGTGAGACGATCCTGGGTGATCATGGGCCCCCGTTTGTCGGGCGACCAGATCACGGCGCTTTTCAGCCATGACCGCCAGTTGTAGCGACCGGTCATAATGCCGTAGCGGGTGGGGGAGCAGACCGAGGATGATGTGTGGGCGTCGGTAAAACGCATGCCCTCCTTGGCGAGTCGGTCCAGGCAAGGGGTGGCGGCCTTGCCGGTGGTGTGGGAGACATCGCCCACGCCCATGTCATCGGCGAGGATGAAGATGATGTTCGGGGGGGGAGACGCTTGCGCTCCCTTTTGGTCGTCCGCAGGGGCAGAGACAAGAGGCAAGAGGCAAGCTAGAAGGTAGAGGATGGGACGGTTCATTGGTTTTTGTGACTTGGAATTTGGATCCTGCGGCTGCGGGATTGGAGTTTAATCGCGTGGTGTCGTGTTGTTAATCCACTCGTTGAGCTCTTTGTCCAGAGCCTTGACCTTGTCGGGGAATTTCTCCGCGAGGTCGGTTTTTTCACCGAGGTCCTTGGCGAGGTTGTAGAGCTCGTGGGTTTTTCCCTTCTCAAAGTGGATGAGTTTCCAGTTGTCCTTGCGGATGGCGTGGGACGGTCTGTGGCCGGAGCCGTGGCCGTGCGGGTAGGTCCAGTAGAGGGCGCGTGACTTGAGGGTGTCGTCCGGGCGGGTGTTGAGGTCGGACGCGAGTGAGTGTCCGTCGAGGTGTTGCTTCGGCTGCAGTGCCTGCCCGGTCAGTTCTAACAATGTTGGAAAGAGGTCCATGGTGATGCAGGGGGTGTCCGAGCTGCGCGGGGTGATTTTTCCGGGCCATGAGATGATGGTGGGGATGCGGATGCCGCCTTCATAGTTCCAGCCCTTGCCGGAGCGGAGGGGGAGGTTGCAGGTGGCGCCGGGGTTGCTGATCAGGTGGCAGTAGCCGCCGTTGTCGGAGGTGAACACGACGATGGTGTTGCTGGTGAGGCCCCGTTTTTCGAGATGGTCGAGCACGCGGCCGATGTTCATGTCGAGGTTTTCCGTCATGGCGGCGTAGGCGGCATGGTCCTGGCGGCCGCGGGAGACGGTGTTGTAGCGATCCGGGATTCGGGGGGTCGGGGTGTCGCCGTAGAGTTTTTCGCGTTTCTGCCGGTACTTTTTCACCAGTTCCAGGGGGGCTTGAATGGGGGCGTGAACGGCGTAGTGGGCGAGCTGGAGGAAAAAGGGGCGGTCTTGGTTGGCGTCAATGAAGTGCAGGGCCTGGTCGGTCAGGGCGTCGGTGAGGTAATCGCCTTTTTTACCCTCGGAGAGGTCGGGGACATCCCAGTAGGTTCCCCGTTTGCTCACCTTGGAGAAGGGGTAGAAGTAGCTCGCGGGCTGGCCGGCGCGATTGGTGGCCTTCATCCAGGTGAAGCCGTGGGATGTCGGTAACTGGTCGTCCTTTTCCCCGAGGTGCCATTTCCCCGTGTAACCGGTCTGGTAGCCGGCGGCCTTGAATGCCTCGGCGATGGTGGTTTCCTCCTTGGGTAGTGTTTTGTTAGACGGCTGGTTGATCCAGTTGGTGATACCGACGCGCTGTGGCGCTTTGCCTGTCATCATTGCCGCGCGGGTGGGGGAGCAGACGGCGTGGGCGGAGTAGGCCTGGGTGTAGCGCACTCCGTTTTGCGCCAGCTTGTCGATGTGGGGGGTCTCGTGGAAGGTGGAGCCGTAGCAGCCGAGGTCCGCCCAGCCGAGGTCGTCGATGAAGAAGACGATGACGTTGGGTTTTTTGATAGAAGCTTGCACTCCCTTGGGGTCGTCCGCTGGGGCTTGCACTCCCTTGGGGTCGTCCGCGGCCAGAGAAACAAAGGATAAGACGAGGGAGGCGAGGGGCAGGATGATGTGTTTCATGATGTATCGGACGTGTATACAGAGAGTTTTTTGGTTTGATGTAAAGAGCTGTCTTCGTCAGGTCTGAAGACCTGCCCTTTGGCCGCCGCCCTGTCCAAGCTGTCTACAGTCCAAGCAATGAGATGAATTTCTTGGAGTCATCACCGATTTTCTCGACAGAGTCCTTGATGGTGTTTGCCGCTGGGTAGTAGCCCGTTTGAGCTAGTTCAGCGGCTTTTTTAAGGAGGCCCTGGGTGTAGAACTCAAGGTGGGCCTTGAGTTTTGCCTGGTAATCCGTGTCGAGTTTATCCAGCGACTTTTCAGTTTCCTCATGGACTTCATGGAAGACCTCGGGGGCGCGCTCGGGGATCTCATCGGGCAGTTCCCCGGTTTTTTCGACTTCGTCCATGGTTTCGTTGACGAGGTTGACGATGTAGTTGGCGCGATCGCCGCGTCCGCCTCTGCCGCCACGGCCCGGGAAGTTAGGGACTTCATATTTCTTGGCAGCCCGTTTCATGGCGCGGACGTATTTATCAATGAGGGCCTTGCGGTCCTTGTCGTATGCCCTGACATCGGGTTCGACGCGATCCTTGATTTTCCGATTCACGGAGTCCAGCCATTTATCAAGATCGAAAGTGACGACAGTGGCCGCAGGCTTTGGATGGCTCCACTCAATGAGGGTGGCATCGGCTTCGCCTTTGGAGCCCCGGGAAGTGACCCATGACTGTGGTTGATCCGATGCGGTCATCAGCAGGCGATTGTACGAGGGGTCGCTTTTAGGTTCGCCGGGTTTCCATCCGGATGAGTGCCAAGGCTCGCGTGTGGTCCATTGCCACGGGTCGGTGGGTTTAAGAAGAAAGCCGCCAAGCCAGTAGCTGGATTTGGCAGAGAAGGTGGTTGCCAGCCATTGGTTTTCGACTGGAGAAGAGGGTACCGCCAGTTGGGCACGGTAGGACTTGGCAAGCTGGTGTGCGTTTTCCCATGTCGACGACTGTGGGATGAGCAGGAAATGGGATTTCTGGTAGCTGCGCGTGCCGACGGGGTATCGGGCGTTGTGGACGCCTTCCTTTTTCACGCTTTCCGAGGCCCGCTTGAGCTGGGCCTCGAGTGTACATGGATTGGTGCCGTCATTGCGCCACTGGAGAACATAAGCGAGTGATTGGTCGGGTTTGGCGCTTGCTAATCCTCCTTCGGGTGTGAGTGATAGATAGCGGTGTTCTTTTGAAGTGGCTTTGATTTGGTCCCGGCCGTTCCATTTGGAATCGTCGAGCCACTGCCACTGTTCCCTGGCAGCGATGCCGGCACCGAGCCAGATCGATTCCTTGATGGCCAAGGTATCCAGCAGCCATTTCCTGTTTTCAGCACTGGGGGCGATGGCGAGATGACCGCCGTGTTGCTCGGCAAAACGCAAGGCATCATGCCATGTCATTGGCTGTTTGAGGTAGAGGTAGTGGCTGCCATTGTGCTCGATGGTGCCCTCCGGAAACTCGTCCCTGGCGCCAGCTGCAAGTTTTCCCTTGAGCTGGGCGAGAGCTTCTTGCGGACTCGTTTTTCTTGGGGGCGGTTTGATTTCCGGGGTGGTATCGGTATGCTCCGGCTGGATTTCGGGAACCGGCACGGGGCTCGGCTCTGGCTCTGGTTGTGGAGTCGGGAGGGGAGGGGTTTGAGCCGTTGGTGTCTGGGTGGATGAGTTGTCTTTGTTCTGCGTGAGAAAAAATGCAAGCACCCCCAGAGTGACGATCCCGAGAACTGTCAGGGTGACGACGGTGCTGGATGTTGCTTTCCTGGGTGTGACCACCACGTGTGAAGCGACTGGTTTGGGTAAACCGGCGGCAGGTGTGAGGTTCAGTCGGGTGACAGCGGGGGTCGACTTGAGGGCTTTTTCCAAATCGTCCGCCAATTCACCCGTGGTGGCGTAGCGAAGTTGCGGGTCTGTGTGCGTACTACGGGCGATGATGCGGTCGAATGCCAACGCACATCCACAAATGGAAGAGGCGGGTGTCCTTGAGCCGTCTGGCAACGATCCGGTGAGTAGCTCGTGGAGCATGATTCCCGTAGAGAAAACATCAGCCCGGCGGTCGACCGGCTGCCGGTGAATGACCTCGGGGGCGGTGTATCCCGGGGTGCCGTAGATAATGTCATCGGCGGAAGCAGTTGCGTTCAACGGGCTGGCCAGTCCGAAGTCGCCGATCTTGGGTGTGGCGTCCGGGGAGAGCAGGATGTTGGCTGGTTTGACATCGCGATGGAGGATGCCGGAGGAATGCGCATGGTCGAGGCCGCGGCAGATGGCAATGACGATTTCGGCCGCTTGGGTGGGGTCGATGGACTTGCCGTAGGATGAGTGGTAGAGTGATTTTCCTTGGACAAATTCCATCACAAGAAAAAGCATGCCATCCACTTCACCAAAGTCGTAGACCCCGATCAGATTGGGGTGGTTGAGGCGGGCCATGGCTTTGGCCTCTGCTTCAAACGAGGCCCGGAACGCGGGGTCTTCACCGAATTCGCGCGGGAGGATCTTGATGGCGACAGGGCGGTCGAGCGAGATTTGGCGAGCCTTGTAAACGGCTCCCATACCCCCTTGCGCAATGAAATCCTCGATCTCGTAAGTTGGGAAAAGCGGCTGTAGGTAGTCGACAGACGGTGCTTCAAATTGATTGGACGGTGTAGGCGCTTCCATGGATATCAAATGTCGAGGGTAGGTGAGGTCTCAAGGGTAAACCGCCGCAACCGGGGAACGTTGTGTAATTAGGGCACCTCTAAAAACTGACGTTTCCACCATATCATCATCTACCGCCGGTTTTTAAAGTTGTACGGGCAGGTGACGATGTAGTCTCGGGGCTTTTATGAGGTGGTTCGGTGTTGTTGGTTGCTGGCTTCTTACGTTTGGGAATCGGGTTGCCCCTTGTTTTGGCTGTTAACGAGCTAACAGGGCGTAGCGATCCATGTTGTAGGTGAGGTTGCAGAGGTGGTTGTGGCTTGTCACCCGCCTCAGGCCAATGCTCCGGCAGAGGTCGGCTCCCATTTGCGCCATCCGACCGAAGACGTGCTCCACCCGCACACGCATCCGGCTGATGGTGTGGTTGGTTCTGAGTTCCTGTTCTGTCAGCGGCTTGTTCCTGTGGGATTTGCGCATGAGGTGTTCTTCCGCGTTGATTTCCTCTAACACGTATTCCTCGTTCTCTTCGCTGTGGTAGGCACTGTCGGCTAGCACGGCATTGTCCTTCTCATCAAGGAGTTGTTTGAACACCCGGCTGTCGTGGACTTCCGCTGAGGTGGTTTCGCTGCAGATAATGAGTTTGCTCTTCAAATCCACCTTGGCGTGGTTCTTGTAGCCGTAGTAGCTTTGGTTGTTCTTCTTTGTCCAGCGGGCGTCGGTGTCTTTCTGGCGTCCGACGGATTTGTTGGTGTCAAATTCTTCGGGGCGTCCGCCTTGCTTGATTCTTTTGTTCTGGCTGCGGGTGTTGCGCTGGCGCGGGGCCTCGGTGAAGCTGGCGTCCACAATGCTGCCTTCACGGGCGATGAGGTTTTTCTTTTCCAGTGCCGCAGTGAAGGCATCGAACAGCCGACGGCTTCCTTCGCGGCTGTTTTCCTCGATACGTTCCTTGAAGACCCAGATGGTCTTGGCATCGGGGTAGTCGTCGCCCAACTGAAGGCCAAGGAAGTGCAGGAAGCTCAGGCGGTCGCCGATCTGTTCCTCGGTGGCGTCATCGCTGAGGCCGTGGTATTTCTGGAGGATGAGCACTTTGAGCATGAACACGGGGTCGAAAGGGGGGCGGCCTCCCTTGTTCCAGTCACGGTTGGCGTAGCCGCAGAGTTCCTCAAGTAGCGGGCGGAACCCTTCCCAGTCAATGATATCGCGCAGCTTCAGGATGCCGATTTCACGTTTCGCCACCGCCTGCTGGTGTTCGATGGCCGAGAACAGGTTGCCTCCCTTGTCTTGCTTCCGGTAGTTGCTCATGCAGGGAGTTTCGCTGCATTGCCTTTGTTAGGAAAGGTTAAATGAGCGCGCAGGGGTTTTTAGAGGTGCCCATTAGTAGGGAAATGTATGACATGACAGGGGCTGGCAATGCAAACTTTCTCCGCGGGATTGTGCCCGGACACAGGAACTTGAAATAAACCATTGCCAGTCCCCTACATGCTGCTACAAAACTCTCTCAAGAGCTATTCAGCTATCCATTTATGTCGGGCAAACTTACCTACAAGGAATCAGGTGTGGACACTAGAGAAGCGGCAGCCCTGGTCGGGGACATTGGCGCACATGTTCGCAGAACGCAGCATCAACGGCAGCTCTACGGGGCTTTTGGCCTTTTCGCCGCCGCATTCGATCTGAGCGATTACCAACAACCCGTCATCGTCACTGGCTGTGATGGTGTCGGCACCAAGCTCGAGCTTCTTCTGGAGCACGACGAGCTGGAGGCCGCAGGCAAGGATCTCGTTGCCATGAGCGTCAACGATATCCTGACAACAGGTGGTGATCCTCTGCTCTTTCTCGATTATATCGGTATTGCGGCTCTGGACAAACCCCTGATCACTCGCCTGATCGCTGGAATGTGTGACTACCTCGAAGACTGTGGCTGTATTCTTGCCGGTGGCGAAACCGCGGAAATGCCGGGTATTGTGCCCGAAGACGTGGTCGAGCTTTCCGGATTCTGCATTGGCTGTTGTGAAAAACCCGACCTCATCGATCCTACCCGGATCGCGACGGGGGATGTGCTGATTGGTTACGGCTCGGACGGCCCTCATGCAAATGGCTGGAGCCTGATCCGCCGCGTGCTCGCCGAGCATGGTGATGCGTTTTCCAAGGAGGAAATCGTCAGCCTGCTTGCCCCGACCCGACTTTACCACGATGTCGTCGCCGATATCAAAACCGCTGGCGTCAAACCCAAGGCGATGGCCCACATCACCGGCGGCGGACTTCCTGAAAACCTTGAACGGCTGCTCCCCAACCACGGTGCGGATATTGTCATTCCCAACTGGGACAATGCCGCCATGCAAAAGCTCTTCGAATTTGTTGATGCCGAGGACAAATTCCACACCTTTAACATGGGCTTTGGCTGGGTAGTGATCGTTTCTCCCGAAGAAGCCGACAGTATTCTATCAGCTGGTCCGGGAGGTGTGAAAATAGGCACCATCACCGACACCCACGGCGTGCGTGTAAGTATGGAGTCGTAGTCCTGCCAACTCACAACGGATAACTGATACCCGAACTTCATGAGCGATCCACTGAAACACGAATGCGGCATCGCCGTTGTGCGCCTTCGCAAACCTCTCTCCTATTACCAGGATAAATACGGGACGGCTCTCTGGGGGGTGAACAAGCTTTTCCTGCTCATGGAAAAGCAGCACAACCGGGGGCAGGACGGTATCGGTATCGGCTGTGTGAAACTCAACATGCCACTCGGGCAACCGTATATTTTCCGTCGGAGAGACGCAGCCAAGGACTCGATGGCTTCTGTTTTCAGCAAGGAGTTGAAGAGCTTCAACAAGATGGCCCGCAAGGGGATTCTCAACCCCGGAGATCCTGAGTCCGTCAAAAAGAAGTTTGATTTCGGTGGCGAGGTTCTGATGGGGCATCTCCGTTACGGTACCTCGGGAGAGTTTGACTCGGGCTCCTGCCATCCCTACCTGCGCCGCAGTAACTGGCCCACCCGGACCCTGATGGTGATGGGGAACTTCAACATGACCAATGCCGGCGAGCTGAACAGCAAGCTGATGGACCGCGGCCAGCATCCGGTGTTTGGAACCGATACCCAGACGGTGTTAGAGGAGATAGGTTTCCACCTCGATGAGCATCATACCGATCTCTATCACAAGCTGCGCGATGAAGGGGTTGACGGCCGCGAGATCCCCAGGCTGATCTCGGAACAGATCGACCTGCCAGCCATCCTCAGGGACTCGGGAGAGCCGTGGGATGGTGGTTATGCCATCAGTGGTGTGGTTGGCAATGGCGATATGTTTGTCATGCGCGATCCCCGTGGTATCCGCCCGTGCCACGTCTACCAGGATGATGAAGTGATTGCATTTGCCTCCGAACGGGTGCCGCTGATGACCGTTTTTGAGGCGCCCAAAGAAGAGGTGCGGGAAGTCGAGCCGGGCACGGCGACCATTATCCGGCGTGATGGTTCGCAGAGCACCCAGCGCTTCCACGACGAGCGTCCACCAAGTCCTTGTTCCTTCGAGCGCATTTATTTCTCACGCGGCAATGATCCTGCGATCTACCGCGAGCGTAAGGCGATGGGGGCGGCCCTGGTCGACCAGGTCTATCAATCGATTGGCTCCACTTTTGAGAAATCCGTTTTCGCCTTTATTCCTAACACCGCGGAAACCGCTTATTACGGGTTCTTGGACGGCCTGCGTCTGCTCCGCCGTCAGCAGGTGCGCGCCGAGATCATGGATGCTTGTGAAAAAGGAGTCCTTACCGAGGAACTGCTGGATGACCTCATCATGCGCAACTGGCCACGCGGCGAAAAGGCCGTGCACAAGGACATCAAGATGCGCACCTTTATTTCCCAGGAAAAAGGACGGGCGCAACTGGTCTCCCACGTCTACGATATCACGTACGATCTCGTCAAGGAGGGGGACGCTCTGGTCGCCCTTGATGACTCGATTGTCAGGGGGACAACACTCAAGGAATCCATCTTGAAGATTCTCGCGCGAACGAACCCGCGCAAAATCGTGGTGTGCTCCACCGCCCCCCAGATCCGCTACCCGGATTGCTACGGCATCGACATGTCCCAGCTGGGTAAATTCATTGCCTTCCAAGCGGCGGTCAATCTGATCAAACGAGCGGGAAAAAGCCAACTTCTCAACGATGTCTACCTGGCTTGCAAAGCCGAGCTCAACAAGCCGGGCGAGGACCGGGTGAATCAGGTGAAACGCATCTACGCAAACTTCACCGACGAGGAAATTTCCGCCGAGATCAGTCGGATGGTCTACCCCGAGGACCTCGACTGGCATGGTGAGGTGGAAGTGATTTTCCAGACCATCGAAAACCTCCGTGCCTGCATCAAGGGGCCGTGTGGCGACTGGTATTTCACCGGCGACTACCCCACACCTGGAGGTTTCGCCACAGTCAACCTCGCCTACGTCAAGTGGTTCGAGGGGGCGGATGGCCGCAGCTACGACCTGCCACTTTGATTCGGGAGTGAATGATGCGCTGGTCGTGGATTCGTGACTAAAAACAACTTGCTTTCCTTGGGCGGTTGTTGTAATCCCAGTATTAGCTCGATGCGGGTGGTTGCAGATATGTGTGTCAGGACGTATCTATCACAAAGCATCCTCCCCTGAAACCACACATCAACTATACATATGAAAACAATGACATATCCCCTATTCATTACAACGGTACTTACAGCACTTACCATGTCGGCCAACGCGGCAGTTGTCGCTTTCCATGTTTCTGGGAACAATAACGGTGCCTTGAGCTACCCGGGTGTATTGGACACCACTACCAGAAACTGGAGTCAGATCGGATCGCAAACTGACACATCGGACTCCGTGGCATTGGATGCGATGACCGTGACGGCAACGGTTGACTCGGGTACATGGAGCTATCAAAACGACACCGTACTCGATGTTTTTGACCGTAGCTACTATGCCCAAGGCACTCCCATGAATGTCACCATATCCGGTCTGGATAATGCCCAGACGTATAATCTGGCGGTATTCATGCGTCGGGCCTTTCTGGATCGCGGAGCTTTGGCTACGGTTAATACGGTCGGAGCCACCAATCCGCCGGCCGAGGGAACCACGGGAGATGATGCCACTTCCTATATTGAGGGCACCAACTATGTTCTCTTCGAAGGTCTCAGCACGGATGGCGCAGGAAACATCACCTTTGCCATGACAAACGGGGTGGATAACTTCACCGCATTCAACGGCTTTGAAATTCAAAATGTGCCTGAGCCATCATCCGCCGCCCTGCTGGGGCTTGGCGGACTTGCGCTGATCTTGCGTCGTCGCCAATAACACCATCCCAACCAACACTTTAAAACCCTGCCTCCGCATATCAGGAGGCGGGGTTTTCGGGTAAATGGTGTCAGAGCTTTTCTTGGGCCAAGCTACGGACCATTACATACCACACAAGGTCTTGTCATGATGTTAGTGATCCAGGGTGTCGTCGGCAGACATTGCAAAGGCGGAAGTCATCAGCGACCTCCCTAATTGGTTGAGGAATTGAGTTGAAATAACCGGGTAATTCCAACTTAATCCAGCCATGAACGCACCAAAGCAGTGGTATTACGTGGACGGCGGGGGACAACAGGTAGGACCCATGCCCATTGAGGAGATCAAGGGGCATGTCTCCAACGGATTGGTAACAGCCCGGACCCTGGTCTGGTCGGAAGGGATGGCCGACTGGTTGGCCGCATCAGCCGTGGACGGTATCCTGTCGGCTCCGGCACCCGCGCCACAACAAGCCCAGGCCAACCTGGCTGCACCGCTGGCTGCGCAGTCGGCTCCGGCGCAAGTCAATCCCTACAGCACCCCGCAGGCGAACCTGGGCATGGCAGCGGGCATACAGGCCAAGCCCGGCTTCTGGGCCATGCTGTTTTCTTTCCAAGGAAGAATCCCCCGCAGGCAGTACTGGGGTTACACGTTTTTGGTCGTCGGAATTTTTTATGCCATC
The sequence above is drawn from the Akkermansiaceae bacterium genome and encodes:
- a CDS encoding IS5 family transposase; translated protein: MSNYRKQDKGGNLFSAIEHQQAVAKREIGILKLRDIIDWEGFRPLLEELCGYANRDWNKGGRPPFDPVFMLKVLILQKYHGLSDDATEEQIGDRLSFLHFLGLQLGDDYPDAKTIWVFKERIEENSREGSRRLFDAFTAALEKKNLIAREGSIVDASFTEAPRQRNTRSQNKRIKQGGRPEEFDTNKSVGRQKDTDARWTKKNNQSYYGYKNHAKVDLKSKLIICSETTSAEVHDSRVFKQLLDEKDNAVLADSAYHSEENEEYVLEEINAEEHLMRKSHRNKPLTEQELRTNHTISRMRVRVEHVFGRMAQMGADLCRSIGLRRVTSHNHLCNLTYNMDRYALLAR
- a CDS encoding sugar isomerase domain-containing protein → MTHNTDIKTDRRFLDTFNGLAERFEGEMGEQLLAAAQLMADAIEQDRLIYIFGGGGHTCLVMQELFWRAGGLANLCPMIDFAIHPVTPAYMYLSHERMHGVGDALVDYYGVDKGDVILVFHSYGFNAPTIDCALRAKEKGAKVVGISSSDWHNSIPKDFPIRHNSGKNLFDIADICIDDYVPYGDTVVEVEGFAQPISGISSTIDFYIAHRLEIECVKACVARGVQPPVWSSANIPGGDKKNEELRKKYNPRVKFL
- a CDS encoding arylsulfatase; translated protein: MNRPILYLLACLLPLVSAPADDQKGAQASPPPNIIFILADDMGVGDVSHTTGKAATPCLDRLAKEGMRFTDAHTSSSVCSPTRYGIMTGRYNWRSWLKSAVIWSPDKRGPMITQDRLTVAAFLKQNGYHTALVGKWHLGLKWTYLDKPRIPEHPGKYKTHGAGWDIDFTQKAGGGPTTLGFDQSFFIAGSLDMAPYVYLKNDQAISIPTHVKAFHRPGAAAADFEAVNCLRDFARESVSYINERAKDPGKPFFLYLPLTSPHTPIVPSEKWQGKSPIGSYGDFLMETDWVVGQVMKALDDNKIADNTLVIFTTDNGCSPAAKIPNLVKKGHKPNGDLRGHKADIYEGGHNVPFIVRWPAGVKANTTSTRTICTTDFFATAADAIGKASSIPESGAVDSFSFLPTLKGDDQKARPFTIHHSINGSFAIRQGKWKLCLCPGSGGWSAPMPKTAWKNKNLLPVQLFDLEADPAEKTNLASKNPELVSTLIQAVNTAITSGRTTPGPRQDNDTPVPAFNAKLLKAYPEAAR
- a CDS encoding protein kinase; this translates as MEAPTPSNQFEAPSVDYLQPLFPTYEIEDFIAQGGMGAVYKARQISLDRPVAIKILPREFGEDPAFRASFEAEAKAMARLNHPNLIGVYDFGEVDGMLFLVMEFVQGKSLYHSSYGKSIDPTQAAEIVIAICRGLDHAHSSGILHRDVKPANILLSPDATPKIGDFGLASPLNATASADDIIYGTPGYTAPEVIHRQPVDRRADVFSTGIMLHELLTGSLPDGSRTPASSICGCALAFDRIIARSTHTDPQLRYATTGELADDLEKALKSTPAVTRLNLTPAAGLPKPVASHVVVTPRKATSSTVVTLTVLGIVTLGVLAFFLTQNKDNSSTQTPTAQTPPLPTPQPEPEPSPVPVPEIQPEHTDTTPEIKPPPRKTSPQEALAQLKGKLAAGARDEFPEGTIEHNGSHYLYLKQPMTWHDALRFAEQHGGHLAIAPSAENRKWLLDTLAIKESIWLGAGIAAREQWQWLDDSKWNGRDQIKATSKEHRYLSLTPEGGLASAKPDQSLAYVLQWRNDGTNPCTLEAQLKRASESVKKEGVHNARYPVGTRSYQKSHFLLIPQSSTWENAHQLAKSYRAQLAVPSSPVENQWLATTFSAKSSYWLGGFLLKPTDPWQWTTREPWHSSGWKPGEPKSDPSYNRLLMTASDQPQSWVTSRGSKGEADATLIEWSHPKPAATVVTFDLDKWLDSVNRKIKDRVEPDVRAYDKDRKALIDKYVRAMKRAAKKYEVPNFPGRGGRGGRGDRANYIVNLVNETMDEVEKTGELPDEIPERAPEVFHEVHEETEKSLDKLDTDYQAKLKAHLEFYTQGLLKKAAELAQTGYYPAANTIKDSVEKIGDDSKKFISLLGL
- a CDS encoding sulfatase: MKHIILPLASLVLSFVSLAADDPKGVQAPADDPKGVQASIKKPNVIVFFIDDLGWADLGCYGSTFHETPHIDKLAQNGVRYTQAYSAHAVCSPTRAAMMTGKAPQRVGITNWINQPSNKTLPKEETTIAEAFKAAGYQTGYTGKWHLGEKDDQLPTSHGFTWMKATNRAGQPASYFYPFSKVSKRGTYWDVPDLSEGKKGDYLTDALTDQALHFIDANQDRPFFLQLAHYAVHAPIQAPLELVKKYRQKREKLYGDTPTPRIPDRYNTVSRGRQDHAAYAAMTENLDMNIGRVLDHLEKRGLTSNTIVVFTSDNGGYCHLISNPGATCNLPLRSGKGWNYEGGIRIPTIISWPGKITPRSSDTPCITMDLFPTLLELTGQALQPKQHLDGHSLASDLNTRPDDTLKSRALYWTYPHGHGSGHRPSHAIRKDNWKLIHFEKGKTHELYNLAKDLGEKTDLAEKFPDKVKALDKELNEWINNTTPRD